The Culex pipiens pallens isolate TS chromosome 2, TS_CPP_V2, whole genome shotgun sequence DNA window aatatctgagatccggcctccaaaaagtgtataaataacacttaagtgctaataacttttgatagggttgtcagatccttgatgttttaggctcatttgaaaggtctttcgattatctaactaacgatgggtcgcatgatggacccggacttcatttttactaaaatatctgagatccggcctccaaaaagtgtataaataacacttaagtgctaataacttttgatagggttgtcagatccttgatgtttttggctcatttgaaaggtctttcgattatctaactaacgatgggtcgcatgatggacccggacttcatttttactaaaatatctgagatccggcctccaaaaagtgtataaataacacttaagtgctaataacttttgatagggttgtcagatcttcaatgttttgggctcattggaaaggtctttttaatacctttctgaaaatgtataacatgatagggtttcttgcaaaaaccaccctttttacaatcttccggacatacgccaaaatcgtttttttagcataacttttgaagtacttaactaaacttgctgattttaaatagagacctatgggaccccaagacggatcgaatgagactaatacggtcaaaatccgttcatccagtccggagataatcgagtgacaaattttttgtccacccacctacacacatccacacagacatttgctcagaacatgattctgagtcgataggtatacgtgaaggtgggtctacgaggtcgaattaagaagttcatttttcgagtgattttatagcctttcctcagtaaggtgaggaaggccaAAAATAAAGCAGATTTTAGCTGTAATGAAGTTTATTATTGACCCTTTTCGCAAACCCTTCGCAGATGCGTCTGCAGGTCGCGATTGCGAGGAAACTTTTTCGAGCAATGAGGACATGCGTATTTGAGCACCCGCTCGCCGGTGTGAATTGTAAGGTGCTCCTTCAGGGTGAATTTGTGCTTAAACTGCTTCTGACAGATGTGGCACGTGAATTCATAGGCATTTGCGTCGTGAACCTTTAGGTGTACTTGTAGATGAGACCTTTTCCTAAAACGAGCTCCGCAGCTGGAACACATCAGTTGTGGTTCTTCGTGAGACTTGGTGTGGAGGCGTAGCTCGGAGTTTGATTTGAACTTTCCGCCACAGGTATCACAGACAAACTTGCGTTCGGTGATGTGCACTCTTTTGTGGTTGTTTAACTTGGACGATGTTTCAAACTGATTGTTGCAAATTCCGCAGATAAATCGTTTTAGTCTGTACACTGAGATTTGGTGATATCGAacgctgtttttgtttttgaagagTTTGTAACAAATGTTGCACTCTTGATCATAGTCAAGTCTGTTGATGATCGCTGAGGCTGCCGTGGTTTTGTGGACATCGATGCCATGTTGGTTAAGCTCTTCCATCGTTTCAAATTTGGCCTCACAACCACAGCAAATTTTGATTGGTTGTTCCTCAATTTTATATCGTTGACTTGTCTTGAATTCATGACTATTTTTGACATGAGCATCCCGTTCTCGTTGTGTGTTGAAATACACGTCACAAGTGCGACATCGATAATCAACGATCAGGTTGCGCATGTGACCCACCAGGGACCGCCGGGTTTCAAACCATTGCAAGCAAATCAAACATTTGAATGGGTTTGAAGTTCTTGCTTTGTGTCGATCACCTCCATGAACTTTTGATCCATGCTCAAATAGTTCTGCATGGCTTTGAAACGTCGTCTTACATTTCCGGTCACAACATCGCGCGATGCTTTCTTCGTTCTTTACTAGATTTGATCCCTTTTCTACATCCGAATGATCATCTTCCTCGTTAAATCTCACAGACCCCGTCAGCAACTCCGCAAAATCCCGGTCACATTTCAGCTTGTACCATTTGTCCGAATCAGTGTGCTGTATTGATTCAACGAACAGCTGCAAGAGTTCCTTTGCAGTCTCGTCCGGTTCACCGTCCACAATCTCAACAGATCCATCGCCCAGGGTAAGAAGGTTTTGGGTTGGCATCGTACTGGCAGAGTGATCGATCAGCTCTACTCCATCAGCGTCGAAAATTGAGGATTCTATCATTTCATCATCCTGTTTTACATCGACCAAGTCAGCAGCTTCCATTTCGATCCGATTTAGTTTGTTCTCGAATTGTCGGTCCACTTCCTGAACTCGTTTGATGAAATTAAACGCAACCAAAGTTGTTTCGATGCAATCTGAACAAACCAGGACGGAGTGTGGATCATCGATTGGAACCTAAAATAACAGTAAGATTATTGATAGGTCAATTGCTCCTTACGAGCCACTTTTACCTCAACGGATGTTACTTCCTGCACCATATCGGCGATGGTTCTCATCTGTTTCCgggtgaaaatcgacgaaagttCTGAATCGGATGCTGCACATAAACGACAAATCGACATTGTTAGCACATTGAAATCGATAGCTGGTTGTTCtgattaaattttctataaatttgcaCTGATTGAACGACAGGCAGGCAGAACAAATTGGTAGGTTTATCTGAGTTCACTTTTCAGAACTGATCGAACAGGTATTTGTTATGAAACGGTTTGTAACGATATACAGTATCGATTAGGTGCAGAATTGGTTACCCTGCTGGATGCTTTCGGTCCCAATGCTCCCAAATGTTGGCAGAGCAACACAACTGTTGCATACAGCTAGGCgcatttggatttaaaaaattgcttaTGTGTGACATACACGcggtaatagtagtttatgcaacaagttgctaaAAGAAgaattggagcctaacatttcaaaagggcacataactcttgtaaacaatagtgtatcactttcactcgaatgacagtttacataaggtgtgaaagggacacactcttgtctaaaaaagttatgcgccctaatgaaatggtaaGCACGAGTTTTTCAGTACGAGTcatacatttatctaacgaggtttaccgagttggataaatacgacgagtgctgaaaaaatcaagttttgcaacaagttgcttacaacattttttgcaattccgaaaaacgctttttgaattcAGTTTTAAGTCAAgcatccatgtgttaagtaaattcaccgttcaaaacaaaaaatattgaaaaatattacttttcgatactagtgttgaaaagtgcaacttttcagcatttgtattgaaagtgatttttctaaTTGGTTttcgttagaacagactcagaccaacaaaatgtgtacatccgtttccaaattttaaagcattaagtgctctgaaaactgctgtcccttttcagattgtagtcccgattcgccccagatgacggtaccaaCCTTAGCGATGGTGAATTTGACgtagaaataaaatttgaacacttagATATAAATTTAACAAGAGAAACTGTGACTATCAAAGTCCGCCCGGAATTCCAAATATGAATTTTCcatgcaactattttttaaggtacttttgaaaaaccttttttcaaagatagtgcatggacttggcatggaccttgtgtggcctatcccagtacatattttaaaaataataatcttgagaaaaaccttgacAGTTGGGTCGAGTCTGCGATtagcagagaagcgagtcaaACGTGCCTCCCTCACACAccaaaaaaagtgctaaaaagtgcaaaaatgcctcacggcaagaaaaagaggctgtcctcaccagcaggatcggcagatttgaagaagctaaagagccaggcagtttgagcaaggacgctcaaaattcgtctggaaaccagttcgctaaaCTCCCTGTGAACGTGAGCGAGAAAGaagaattctagagttttttttgaataggtcctataaacatatgaaagacaatagcttataggaccttttcaaaaaaaaactctagaatttgaATGACGGGAAAAGGTGccgcccatttttgtgaaaacatcgtcatcggattcggtgcgaaagtggctgaccgggtttatcaaatctggtgctttacgagctttcattcgcttgtgtgctgatggactcaaaattctgctacctaccagaaaggatttcCTGAATAAcccaaagattgaatactacagccatgacgatcctggtaaacgccccatgaatcaggtcctccgtggcctgtatgacatggatgtgagtgtgctgaaagaagagctcaacactcttaagttgaacgtgatcgaagttttcaagatgacgagacacaacaaggacatcaagtatcgtgatcaactatacctggttcatctcgagaaaggatcgacaacgccgtctgagctgaaagcagttcgggaaattttcaacattatcgtgacttgggaacgttatcgtccagtgcaccgtgacgtgacgcaatgttcgaactgcttgcagtttggacatggtggaaggaactgtttcatcaagagtcgttgtgcaacctgcggaggtgagcacaaaactcaagcttgcgaaacaatcaacgagaacatcgaagcaaaatgcttcaattgcggcggcgaccattcgaccaagaatcgaagctgcacaaaacgagctgagtttgtaaaaattcggcagcaagcgacgacgaggcaccaaccaaatcgtcgcaaaacaccaccaactttcacggacgtggattttcctgcttttgcgtcacctggagcgggatctgttcgcgtggttccaaatctgcagccattgccgtttaattagcggcaaaaagttgcagagaatacaacacctcctggctccAGTCAGCAACCTAGGAAAAACCAACCAGCaccaacggatgaaggcagtagtgacctgttttcaccacaagaacttctgaacaatttcatcgagatgacaacaacactgcgtgtttgcaaaactcgtgcggaacaagtaagaacgcttggaggatttatcttaaaatacagttcgtagtttactcgttctaacgattttgaatagttcaatgaatttaaaatgaatgtgaacagttaataacaaaacgaaaaatgtatcaaagtagaagagcatttagccataccacttaaaatgtaaatgaaatgtaattattataagaaagttcaataaagacatatttaatttcaaaaaaatgacagttggaTAATCAATGTCACCCTGGTTTACGGTACCCACAATtagaaatcttgaaattttgaaaacgcaattttaaccgatgaaatgtttttattgataCAAATTCTGATTCAGGCCGGGATTAGTGAGGTGCATGTGGGGACGGGCCTAGGGACgggcagtcctgttttttcgtgttaattttcatttcttttgtgtcgctgtttgtgtgcatggggtgagtggttattataaataGGAGGTGggattttataaaaatgatcattatattgcattattatatttaattaattaaaaaaacaacactaTATTTACACTAAATACATCCTACAAAACGCATATAAACCTGtaaactggagcgtttggtacgtccttctttcctcccctgtagattctgtgtaATGTGATccattctcagaatcctctctacgatgaacacaacgcagtagggctggccgctttaatttttgcaatgcaTTGTCGGGTGTTTTCGGATGTACTGCATTTATTCATAACAACAAAAACTtaccagcatgctttcatcggactggcagcgtttgtgttagattagattagatttgattagacaGGTTATATTgctaaaacttttattttttataaccaGGTACCAAATCAGCAAAATTTACAACGGGCCCGTTGACAACAGTGAATGTGATTTCTAAATCAacgaattcaatttgaaattaaattctcaaaaaaatgtttggcttttcaaaataaagaaatattaacaatatttaaaaaatataggaaattttcataatatttaataatatttaaccTATGTGGTCACcttgaacaacttttgttcttaaaaaacttgaaatatttttttacattaattagaaaaaaataagcatttaCTTTCATGCTAACTGCCACAATGCTTCTTTATATCAAGACCACCGGGACTGCAAACATCATCTCTTCAGCATTAATCCTGTATGCAAATGCAGCTGTAAAGTAGCCCGCTAACAGACGTATCACGTTTAATTGGTCCGCTAATGTTCGAATTAATGGGGCCTTCTGCTAGCTTCTAGTTGCCCCGTTCACCACCTTCAACGGCAACGATTTTCGGGTCGGAACACTCACCCGGTTGCTACCTTTCGTGTCGTTGACTGTCCCAGGGTACCAGATCTCTTGCAGATCTCGCTCCTCGGTCACATCGCCGTCGTTCGTCATTAACAGGTATTTAAGAGTCTTTGCCGTTTTAACGCACACTCACACACCTCGGGAAGGATTTCTTCGAAATGGATATCACCCGAATTAAGACTACTTTACGAGCAGTTACTGGCTTGCCCGATGGCGGGACCTACATCGGCGTTTCGGGCCGCGGCCAGACGACGCCATCGTCAGCAACGACATCATCATCACGCGAGAAAATTCATTCATCCCGGTTCGTTGGTCGTCGGGGTGTGAAACTACACCGTCGTTTACCTAATTCCTTTACGGTCAATCCTTCTCCCGGAGGTCTCGCGCAGGTCGTAACACTTTAAACTGTGTCGCCGGACAAGTCATCATTCCGGGGCGATACGACCTCTGATCCGAGTGGGGTTCGAGTCCGGGTGTGTGAACGCCTGGGTGAACGCGCACTTGTGGGAACTGATAAATTTGACAGGGATTACGATACGTGTACGGATGTTTGGGCTGGTCAATAGATTTTTTACTCACAATGGAGACGCTTGATGCTTGAAGTATTGGCTTAAATTTGAGATGAAGACTGGTCGTTTTACAGATATTGCCGTTGAGAGGTATCTGCAAACCCTTGATTTGAGCTTACAAAATTGGGTTTGAACACCAATGTTTTCATCAACCCTATCCAATACCTGCAAAGCTAAGCTGCTTCGTGAATAAAGCTGCCATCAAACTTCTCACCTCAATAAGTTCGTCACCCCTTCCACCGTGTAACGCAAAAACGAGGTGCGTATATCTCTCCATTAAACTACCGCAGTTATTCGGAACGGTGTGGTCCTTCACGCGGTGGCCAACCTCTTTAAGTAGGGTTTCGAATGTCCAACTCGATTGAATTTAATGGCCTTCCGTTTATTACCGACTCCGGAGTTTGCAGCTACAGTGCCTACCGGGAGTCCACTTCCAACTGTGGCCTTTCGCGTGAAGGTCATCAAGAGTCGTGCGTGTGGTCCTCCGGGGTTGGCCACCTCCGACGGATTCCTCCGTCGTTAGTGGCCAATGTCACACCACTTGTTGCAACAGTTGTGGAGAATCGGCCACAGCGAGCGTGAAACTAGGGCTGCCCGCAGAGTTGTCCGGAATCTGCATCAGGGAGGTGAAATCTTgttcgtatttttttctggCTTTCTAATGAACAGATAATGAAATCTAGTGTCTGGGCCCAAAT harbors:
- the LOC120429040 gene encoding zinc finger protein 658B-like, producing MSICRLCAASDSELSSIFTRKQMRTIADMVQEVTSVEVPIDDPHSVLVCSDCIETTLVAFNFIKRVQEVDRQFENKLNRIEMEAADLVDVKQDDEMIESSIFDADGVELIDHSASTMPTQNLLTLGDGSVEIVDGEPDETAKELLQLFVESIQHTDSDKWYKLKCDRDFAELLTGSVRFNEEDDHSDVEKGSNLVKNEESIARCCDRKCKTTFQSHAELFEHGSKVHGGDRHKARTSNPFKCLICLQWFETRRSLVGHMRNLIVDYRCRTCDVYFNTQRERDAHVKNSHEFKTSQRYKIEEQPIKICCGCEAKFETMEELNQHGIDVHKTTAASAIINRLDYDQECNICYKLFKNKNSVRYHQISVYRLKRFICGICNNQFETSSKLNNHKRVHITERKFVCDTCGGKFKSNSELRLHTKSHEEPQLMCSSCGARFRKRSHLQVHLKVHDANAYEFTCHICQKQFKHKFTLKEHLTIHTGERVLKYACPHCSKKFPRNRDLQTHLRRVCEKGQ